The Mastacembelus armatus chromosome 9, fMasArm1.2, whole genome shotgun sequence genome contains a region encoding:
- the foxn4 gene encoding forkhead box protein N4, with product MIEGGITSRMSGIIETAGHHPSPQDYRLLTTDPSQLREEDLPGDLQSLSWLTSVDVPRLQQMADSRGHSNGPSQGSLLEQQTAQLSNMTMTAGQGSMLHLQSNMQQSPLGISIINTQSGSMSPFSMNGLPSPGYQCPTSVYQPTPQQVYSLTQTGQQCSAGGLYSNVSFNNQSLFSQPRLAPQDQELQPKSFPKPIYSYSCLIAMALKNSKTGSLPVSEIYSFMKEHFPYFKTAPDGWKNSVRHNLSLNKCFEKVENKTSSSSRKGCLWALNPAKIDKMEEEMQKWKRKDLPAIRRSMANPDELDKLITDRPENCRRKVLEPGMTRLPSCPSGLQLPAPAQVQPQPIVTLSLPCLPLHQHHQLQAQLQAQARLAPMSPAPAQTPPLHTVPDLSHSPLTQQPSKPPDIFYSMHGDPHTEVDALDPSIMDFALQGNLWEEMKDDSFNLDALGTFSNSPLRLSDCDLGTANHPPSSNGANLPLSDVQVTGLYTSYTSQDPLSSQYMGAPANSKPIALL from the exons ATGATAGAAGGTGGAATAACATCCAGGATGTCAGGAATAATTGAGACTGCTGGGCATCATCCATCTCCACAAGACTACAG GCTTCTGACCACGGACCCCTCCCAGCTCAGGGAGGAGGACCTCCCTGGGGACCTGCAGTCTCTGTCATGGCTCACCTCTGTGGATGTGCCCCGACTACAGCAGATGGCTGATAGCCGAGGCCACAGCAACGGGCCCTCCCAGGGCAGCTTGTTGGAGCAACAGACAG CTCAGCTGAGTAACATGACAATGACAGCGGGACAGGGCTCCATGCTCCACCTCCAGAGCAACATGCAGCAGAGCCCGCTGGGAATCAGCATCATTAACACGCAAAGCGGAAGT ATGTCTCCGTTCTCAATGAATGGGCTGCCCTCTCCAGGATACCAGTGCCCTACCTCAGTCTACCAGCCCACACCACAGCAGGTGTACTCTTTAACCCAAACTGGACAACAG TGTTCAGCTGGCGGGCTTTATAGCAATGTCTCTTTCAACAACCAAAGTCTCTTCTCACAACCTCGCCTGGCTCCACAAGACCAGGAGCTGCAGCCCAAGTCTTTCCCCAAGCCAATCTACTCCTACAG CTGTTTGATTGCCATGGCTCTGAAGAACAGCAAAACTGGCAGCCTCCCCGTCAGTGAGATCTATAGCTTTATGAAGGAACACTTTCCTTATTTCAAG ACTGCGCCTGATGGATGGAAGAACTCGGTCAGACACAACTTGTCCTTAAACAAATGCTTTGAGAAAGTGGAGAACAAAACGAGCAGTTCATCCCGTAAGGGCTGTCTCTGGGCGCTGAACCCTGCTAAAATTGACAAGATGGAGGAAGAGATGCAGAAGTGGAAACGCAAGGACCTTCCAGCCATCCGTCGCAGCATGGCTAACCCTG ATGAGTTGGACAAACTGATCACAGACCGCCCAGAGAACTGCAGGCGTAAGGTGTTAGAGCCTGGCATGACCCGGCTGCCCAGCTGCCCATCTGGCCTCCAGCTACCCGCCCCAGCCCAAGTGCAACCTCAGCCTATAGTCACGTTGTCCCTGCCATGTTTACCCCTGCACCAGCACCACCAACTACAGGCCCAGCTCCAGGCTCAGGCTCGCCTGGCACCAATGTCTCCTGCCCCAGCCCAGACACCCCCCCTCCACACAGTTCCTGACCTTTCCCACAGTCCACTGACTCAGCAGCCCAGCAAGCCCCCTGACATTTTCTACAGTATGCATGGAGATCCGCACACAGAGGTGGATGCACTGGACCCTAGCATCATGGACTTTGCCCTTCAAG GTAAtctgtgggaggaaatgaaGGACGACAGCTTTAACCTGGATGCTTTGGGTACCTTCAGTAACTCACCACTCCGGTTATCAGACTGTGACTTGGGAACAGCCAACCACCCTCCTTCCTCCAATGGGGCAAACCTGCCACTGTCTGATGTGCAGGTGACAGGCCTCTACACCTCCTACACCTCCCAGGATCCCCTGTCTTCCCAGTACATGGGTGCACCAGCCAACAGCAAGCCCATCGCCCTGCTTTAA